The following nucleotide sequence is from Bacteroidota bacterium.
TCTGGTGCCAGGAAAGAAATAGACGGTGTTGTATTCGAAGAGATAAATACATTTTCTTCTGTTGACCAGTTAAAACTCAATGCATCGCCATCAGGATCGTAAGAGTCAGATGCATCTATGGAGGTTACATAACCGCTGTATGCATTGATGTCGTATTGAATGGTTACTACCGGAGCAGTATTTCCTCCACTTGTTTGAGCAGGATTTATAGTGATGCTTACCGTTCTGTTTGAAGTGGCTTCACCATCGGACAATGCCAGGCTTACACTCACAACTGTTGCTGCGGTTACTTCAGGAGCAACAAAAGAAGTGGAGGCTCCATTTGTGCTGCTCAGGCTTACTGATGGGCTGTTAGTCTGCCAGCTGTAAGTAAGCGCATCGCTATCGGCATCGAAACTACCTGCCGCATTGAGTGTTACAGTCTGACCGCTTTGTGCACTGCTCATATAGTCTAATACAATAACCGGTGCATTGTTGGGTGTAACTGTTGTAGGATTTACTGTTATTGTTATGTTTCTTGTCGAAACAGCCTCGCCATCGCTTACAGATAAGGTAATGCTAAGTGCTGTTGCGCTGCTCACTGTAGGTGCTACAAAACTTGTTTGCGATGCTGAGGTGGAGCTGAACACAATTCCATCGGCAGAGGACCAGGTATAAGTAAGGTTATCTCCGTCGTTGTCAAAGGTTCCAGATGCATCTAAGTTTACTGTTTGTCCACTTTCAGTTGTTTCATTGTAATTAATCAGTATAACTGGAGCACTGTTTGCCGGAGGCGGAGGTGGGGTTACACCTTCCATAATTGAAGTAATTGTGTGGGCTGCATACATCAGTGGAGCATTCCAGTTTATGGTTATTTCGTTGGTTGCCCAGCTTCTTTTATCGTCGATGTATTTCTTAGCCGGAAGCTCCGAAGGATAGCTTAATCCGTCACTTGCCCAGGGATTGGGACCTCCAACCAGAAATCCTGGCACTGGTTCGTCGATGTTGTCAGAACCAGATTGACGGTGGTGTATGTTTCGAGCGTAGTCTGTGCCAATTCCTGAAACAAAGGATTTATTAAGAGGGTTTTTTCCTAACAGATAATCCATATTCGCTATGGCTGCATCTAAATATCCTGAAGTGCTATCGATACGGTGTCCATCCAGTAACATCATGGCCTGATTTGCTACTATGGCATTGCTACCCCAGGTAAAATCCCAATCGTACATCCCCATGGAGGTATTGTAGGCTGACCGATTGTATTCGGCAGTGATATCGTTACACAGATTGATTAACTCCGATTCGTAAAATGTTTTGTCAGAGGCCGATAGTTGGCTGCTGTTGGTAATGAGCGATAGCAAACCGAGTGTGTTTGTTTTTTGCCAGTTTGGTACACTAATGTCATTCCAGTCGCCCTGTCTGATTCCAATACGGTCGTAGAACTGCGATTCGCCGGTAGTAATGTACAATTCTGCAGCCGCCCATTTGAATTCATCGGTAAAGGTATCGTCGGGGTAATCGCCGGTTTCAATGTAAGGGCTAAAGTTTTGGTTCATCTCATTCTGGTCGAAATGGATGTTGGGGTTGGCATTGGCCCAGGTCCAGGCACTGCGGGCAGCTGCCAGACAGGTAGCTGAAAATCCAGGCAATTCAGTTTCGAAATCGGCAAAAATACGGGCCGACATGGCCATAATGGCAGCAAAATCGAGGGTGGAAGCTGTTGATTTTTGTACAACATACCTTGCTGTAGTAGCATCTTCGGGCATGGCCCAACCATCCATATCCTGGTTAGTTGTTTTAAAGTATACGCCACCATCGTTAGGATCCTGCATGGACATCATCCACTCGATATTATAGAGCGCTTCGTCGAGTATATCAGGGATGCTGTTGCCGCTTTCCGGAATATTCAAATCGATATTGGTAAAATAATACGGCATGGTTTCGTATAGGTGCAAAAAGGTAAAGGTTGAAATGCCAGCATTCACAATGTATTTATTGTAATCGGCTGCATCGTACCATCCTTTTGAAGTGTTAATAAGAGTGTTGGCAGGTCTTTGAGGCGTAGCAGCAGAGGCATGCACAATAACCTGGTCGTCGGGATGTCCGGCAGCACGGTGCCAAATGCCAGCATACGTTTCGGGCAAATCGGTAGAAGCCCGTTGGTAATAGTATGCTTTGGTGCTTACAATGGCAAGGTCAGTGTACAAATCGCTACTAATAACAAAATCGTAGGATTTACCCAAATCCGAAACTACCACATAATAGTTGCCCGGTGAAGTATAGCTGCTAAAGTCGGCTATCCTTACATTCTCGTCGGAGTAGGACCAGTATTTAGCTGCATTTAAATTGCCGTTGAAAACAACAGTCTGGGTAGTGGCATCT
It contains:
- a CDS encoding glycoside hydrolase family 9 protein translates to MRIRFTILLASLLPLMVSGQSLTSQIRINQLGYFPSAKKVAIVRGTSGSTFSVVDATTQTVVFNGNLNAAKYWSYSDENVRIADFSSYTSPGNYYVVVSDLGKSYDFVISSDLYTDLAIVSTKAYYYQRASTDLPETYAGIWHRAAGHPDDQVIVHASAATPQRPANTLINTSKGWYDAADYNKYIVNAGISTFTFLHLYETMPYYFTNIDLNIPESGNSIPDILDEALYNIEWMMSMQDPNDGGVYFKTTNQDMDGWAMPEDATTARYVVQKSTASTLDFAAIMAMSARIFADFETELPGFSATCLAAARSAWTWANANPNIHFDQNEMNQNFSPYIETGDYPDDTFTDEFKWAAAELYITTGESQFYDRIGIRQGDWNDISVPNWQKTNTLGLLSLITNSSQLSASDKTFYESELINLCNDITAEYNRSAYNTSMGMYDWDFTWGSNAIVANQAMMLLDGHRIDSTSGYLDAAIANMDYLLGKNPLNKSFVSGIGTDYARNIHHRQSGSDNIDEPVPGFLVGGPNPWASDGLSYPSELPAKKYIDDKRSWATNEITINWNAPLMYAAHTITSIMEGVTPPPPPANSAPVILINYNETTESGQTVNLDASGTFDNDGDNLTYTWSSADGIVFSSTSASQTSFVAPTVSSATALSITLSVSDGEAVSTRNITITVNPTTVTPNNAPVIVLDYMSSAQSGQTVTLNAAGSFDADSDALTYSWQTNSPSVSLSSTNGASTSFVAPEVTAATVVSVSLALSDGEATSNRTVSITINPAQTSGGNTAPVVTIQYDINAYSGYVTSIDASDSYDPDGDALSFNWSTEENVFISSNTTPSISFLAPEVTEPTPYKFQIETNDGSISSLREVEITILPYKPELSEIQIVSVNASGYEGNNYPENVIDNNKSTAWQIRGSEQWLVVKTATPVEINHFKLSVKNGIENNAYFEVYASQDGIDWELVMGQEESCGLSEDYQVFDLPSTKAETTFNYFKLVGQGTSNDNVNSYSELKLYANQNTSAGKEISKEDILEVFPNPAQVSFFVDLKEDSNVRIIGMNGQIVYQQQMAKGIQTIDVSFPAGNYLVQVLSESQMISQSLVIK